A single genomic interval of Spinacia oleracea cultivar Varoflay chromosome 6, BTI_SOV_V1, whole genome shotgun sequence harbors:
- the LOC130464050 gene encoding glycine-rich RNA-binding protein RZ1B-like → MNSLDKTLTELHGMLKTAEKTLKSDKQDVLMVRGGKFKKSGKKRNAKKGGNKASPTKQTGAKSVKRKVSQPTSESECFYCKKKGHWKRDCLKLKEDQKNGTVVPSSRTKKK, encoded by the exons atgaatagtctggacaaaacgctcactgagcttcacggtatgctgaagaccgctgaaaagacgctcaaaagtgataagcaggatgtgcttatggtgcgtgggggcaagttcaagaaatctggaaagaagaggaatgctaagaaaggtggcaacaaggccagcccaactaagcaaactggcgccaaatctgtaaagaggaaggtcagtcaacccacttctgaatccgaatgcttctactgcaagaagaaggggcattggaagagagattgcttgaagctaaaggaagatcagaagaacggaacagtcgttccatcttcaa ggactaagaagaagtag